Genomic DNA from Gemmatimonadota bacterium:
TCTTCATCAGCCTTCTAGTCGCGACATGAGATTCGAGGCGAGGAACCTCGTAGTGCGGTATCCCGGCGCACAACGTCCAGCGCTAGACGGCATCTCGATGACCATTCCGGACGGATGCCTCTACGCCGTGTTGGGGCCCAACGGATCGGGCAAGTCAACGCTCATGCGGTCGATGATGGGTGTGCTCAAGCCGACCTCGGGCGGCACCTATATCGATGACCGCGAGGTGGGCACGTGGGACCGTCGTGAGCTGGCACGAGCGGTCGGCGCGGTCGCGCAGTCGGAAACTCTGTCGTTTCCGCTTACGGTCCGCGAGATGGTCGCCATGGGCCGCTATCCTCATCTTGGGCCTCTCTCCGGTGAAAGTGACGCCGACAGGGAGGCCGTGGCCGCAGCTCTAGCCGAGTGTGACGTCACTGAGTTCGTGAGCCGAGACGTGACCACGCTCTCAGGGGGAGAGCGCCAGCGCGTGCGGATCGCTCGAGCCCTCGCGCAACAGCCGCAGGCGCTCGTGCTCGACGAGCCGACCAAAAGCCTCGACATCCGTCACGAGATGGCGATCCTCGAGTTACTCCGACGCTCGGCGGACTCGGGACTCACCGTCGTCGTGGTTACGCACGGCCTCGATCTCGCCGCCCGGTTCGCCGACCGCCTGCTGTTGCTTTCGCAGGGGAGGGTCGCCGCCGAGGGCACGCCTGCCGAGGTCATGACCGAGCCGACGCTGGCCAGCGTCTATGCGTGGCCGGTATCGGTCACGACGGATCCCGTGTCGGGGACTCCGAGAGTCACCCCCCTGCGCCGCGGGCAGGCCTAGAAGGGTGATCGGAAAGGGGGGCGGGCCGCCACCCGTGCTGTCGCATGGGTCCCCGAGTGCCACGGCCCCAGAGGGCACCCGCGCGCAGCGTGGGTCGCGGAGGGGCGAAGGCGTAGCCGTAGCTCCTCTGAGACGCTCCAACGACGGAGATGGGGCCGTGCCACCCCAACCCACAGGGGCGTAAGATCATATCAACCATGATGTTGGGCCCACCCCCCTTTCCGATCACCCTTCTAGGGACCTCTGCGGAACAGGGCGCACTACCTCAGCGCGCTTCTTCTGCCTCGGCTCGCGCGGTCAGGTAGCTCCGGTACCGGGAGTCGAAGATCTCACCCGCTTCCAGCGCAGCCCTCACACCGCAGTCCGGCTCGTGTACGTGGGTGCATCCGCGAAACCGGCACAGCTCGGAGGGATCCGCGAACTCTGGGAAGCAGCCAGCGACCTCCTCCGGCGCAACGCCCCACAAAGCGACGTCTCCGAAACCAGGCGTATCCGCCACCAGCCCACCGCAAGCGAGCGGTATGATACGGGAGCTGACCGTCGTGTGCCGCCCGGTCCTGGTCTTCCGCGAAAGTTCGCCCGTTAGCAGCCCGAGCTCGGGATCGATCGCGTTGAGCAACGACGACTTCCCCACACCAGATGGTCCGATCAGGGTCGATGTGCCGTCGCACATCCGCCGACGTAGTAGCTCGAGTCCCTCGCCAGTCTCGGCACTGACGGGAAGCACCTCATAGCCTATGGCCCGGTACATCGGCGCGAACAGCGCTTCGACGTCGGGCGCGCCCAACGCATCGAGCTTGTTGATGACCAGGATCGCTAGCATCCCGCTCGCCTCGCCAAGCATCAGCAAGCGATCGATCAACTCGACCGTGGCGTCTGGATTCTTGGCCGCGACGACCATGAATGCCTTGTCCAGATTGGCCGCGAGCAGCTTCGGCGCCCGCCCGCCTCGCCCTCTGCGCACGAGCTCCGTCGAACGCTCCTCCACGCTCTCGATCGTCCACGCGTCACCTGACGTACGCACCGTCACTACGTCCCCGATGACGACGCGGCTCCCCGTGCGCTGTTGCCGCTTGAGCCGCCCGCGCAACGACGCTTCGACGTCTCGGTGGTCCTCCAATCGGATGCGGTACACACCTCCACCAGCCTCGTGTACCCTGCCCCTCACGCACGCAACTCCCAAATGCGCGAAGCCCGCCGCCGGAACGACTTCCAACGGGGGGCCACAGAGTCCGACCGAATCACGGCCGGCTCAATCATTACGCAGCGAAAGACTCCAGCGCAGTGCCCTTCTCGCCGTCGCGCAAACGTCGCAGCGCACGATCGCGCAGCTGCCGGATCCGCTCACGGGTCACGCCGAGCATGTTCCCGATCTCTTCGAGTGTATGCTCGCGCTCGCCCTCGAGACCGAAGTACAGGCGCAGGACCTTCGCGTCGCGTACCTCGAGCGTGGACAGAGCCTCAGTGATCATTTCGGTCAGCAAGCGGCTCTCGACCTCGACTTCGGGCTCCGCCGCCTCTTCGGTGATGAAGCGCTCAACGAGCTGTGAGTCCTCCGAGTCACCGATCGGCGCATCGAGACGGATCTCTGCGGCGTTCAGCGTCTGCAGGGACTCGACCAGCTCAGGCGTCAAGAATGTGGCCTCGGCCAACTCCTCTGTCGTCGGCTCGCGCCCCTTCTCCTGCTTCAGGCGCTCCTTCTCGCGAAAGATCCGAGCGAGGTCACTCGCCCGGTTGAGCGGAACACGAACCGCCCGACCGTGGTTGGCGAGAGACGCCAGGATGGCCTGACGAATCCACCAGACGGCATAACTGATGAACTTCACGCCCTGCTCGGGATCGAACTTCCGCGCAGCGGTAACGAGTCCGACGTTCCCCTCCTGGATCAGGTCCGTGAGAGAGACGCCGCGATTCTGATATTTCTTAGCAACACTGATCACGAAGCGTAGGTTCGCTCGCGCCAGCTCCTGGATCGCCTCCTGGTCGCCCTTCTGGGCCAGAGCGCCGAGCTCCTTCTCCTTGTCAGGAGTGATGAGCTCGTGGCGACTCACGTCTCGGAGGTACTGATCGAGGGCGCTCTGCTCCTCCACGCTCGCGTCGAAGCCCGAGAGAAGATTGCCCTTCCCCCGGCGCTTGCGCTTGCTGGTATCGGCAGCGGCCATCGTGTCTATTCTCCTTCAAGTCCTGGCTCACCGACCCTCGATACAGAGGGCCTGTGGGTAGAGGTCCAAAATTTCGTCGAATCTTCAGCCATTTAAGGTGCCCGCGGGAGCCCGGCCTGTCAACTAAACTCCAGCACTTCTGGTACGTCTGGGCTGGTCTCATAGTTCCCAGCGGAGGCGCTCCGGGGGATTCGCCCACTGGTAACCCAGTCCCGCGATGGGGTTCCTCGCGTTGGAGCTGCATTCCACGACCTGGTTGCCGCACGAGCGCCGGTGCTTCTACTTTGCCATTCCTGGAGCAGCCCCCTTCGCAGGTCACTTGAACGCTCTACGTGCCGAACACGACCACTTTTGTCGGCCTCAGCGATATCGGGCGGGTTCGCACGCGAAACGAGGACAGTCTCGCGTTGCTCCCGTCCGGCGGCATCGCCATCGTCGCGGACGGTATGGGTGGGCACCCGAGCGGTGATGTCGCAAGTCGGATCGCGGCTGACCAAACTGCGGAGATGCTGGAGGAGAGGCTCGGATCAGGCCCTCCCGTTCAGGGCCTGTCGGCAGGAATGCGTGCGACCATGCTGGAATCCGTCATGTCGGCTCACCAGGCGATCCGGAAGGCGTGCGCGCAGGACGAAGAGCTGGAAGGAATGGGCACGACCCTCACGGCGATGGCCCTCGATCTCGACAGGAAAGAGTACGTGCTCGGGCACGTGGGCGACTCGCGGGCCTATTGTCTCAGGGCTGGCGCGCTCGTCCAGCTTACACAGGACGACACTTGGGTCCAGGCGCGAGTCGATGCGAAAGAGCTGACACCGGAGCAGGCGAGGCGTCACCCCTTCGGCCACATCCTCACGCAGTGCGTCGGGCTGGAAGATCCGCCGGTACCCCATGTGCAAGATGGAACCGCGGTAGTCGGGGACGTATATCTGCTCTGTTCAGACGGGCTCGTCGGCATGCTCGAGGACGAGGACATCGAGCGCATACTTCGGGAGCAGTTGGGCGTCGCTCCGGATCTCGAGGTCCTCGAGGTCGCGGCCCAAGCGCTTGTGGCCGCGGCGAATGAAGCGGGTGGGCACGACAACATCACGGTCGCACTAGTTCTGGTAGGGTGATCGTTCTGGTAGGGTGATCGGCGAGTCAGCGACTGCCGAACTCCAAGTCTAGACGCTGCCGACGGGACGCGTGATCCGCTCCAGCACCTGCTCGGCCGGGATCTCCCGCCGCTCGAAGGTGAAGACCCTCAGCACTCGGGCGGTCGCGTACAGCTGCTGCGCGAGTCTCGGCAGGTCCAGCAGGCCCGGAAGCCCCGCCAACCCGAGACGGCTTATCTCGCCACCACGCCGCTCCACGAGGACGTCGAGCTGGAACATCTCGGGCTTCGCTGGGAAGTCGATGACGACTTCACCCGATTCGAGTCCGAGTTCCGCGGCGAGGTCGTCCTCGACCACCCGTTTCCACGGGGAGTCACCGACGGCCCAATCCTCTACCTGCCGTCCGGCGAGGTCCGCGGCAGTGAGTTCGAGCGCCCGCTTCGGGAGACGGCGCTGCCTCAGGGCCGGCAACCACCGAGTCGCAATTCTTTCCGCTATCTCTCCGTCGTCCTCCTGTGAGCGCCGGCTGATCTCGTACAGCAACTCTTCGTCGGTCGGACCGATCAGCTCTTCCGGATCGAGAAGACCCGCCCGGACGGACTCCTCCACGATGCGCTTGTACAAAGCGGTGGCGGCGCGCACTCCGTGGTGCCAATAGACGTTCCTGAACATCTGGTACTTGGCGAACAGCAGCGACTCGAGCGCGGCGATCGCCTTCTCGTGCACACCGACCTCGAACGCTCCGGTCTCCGGATCCGCGAGCAGCGCGAGGCCCTGGATCAGCCGCCACACATCAACCTCACCGTAGGGCACTCCGCAAAAGTGAGCGTCGCGGCGCAGGTACTCCATCTTGTCGAGATCGAGACCGCCGCTCACGAGCCCTCGAAGCGGGAGCTGGCTCTCACCCGAGATGAGCTCGTGGATCCGATCCGGAGCTGTGAGGCCAAGAGGTGCGAGCGCGTCACGCAACGCTGGCGAGGAGAAGAACCGCCGGCTCACCTCCTCGTGATGCATCGGCAGCTGTTCGGCCTCCAACTCCTCCAGCGCGTGAGAGAACGGGTAGTGTCCGATGTCGTGCAGCAGGCCTGCATAAGGCACCAGCTCCTCGCCTTCCCATGCCTCCGAGGCGACACCGCCCCGATCTCGCAAGTGGCGCAACGCCGTGATCGTCAGATGATAGACACCCAGTGCATGATCGAAGCGCGTGTGCGTGGCACCGGGATAGACGAGGTGCGCGAGCCCGAGCTGACGGATGTACCTCAGTCTCTGGAACTCGGGGGTATCCACGATCCCCACGGCTGTGGGATCGAGCCGGATCGTGTTCCAGAGAGGATCCCTGATCGTTTTTCCGGGGACCGTAGTGCTCATGGGGTAAGTATCGAGATGACGCAGAGAGTCGCGAATGGGCGAACGGGACACTGTTGGCGGCGCAGGGCCACCGTCTCTAGTTTCCCGAAGAAAGAACGAAAGCGCCACCCCACGCCGCTAGAACGACGCACCGCATGCGCCCCAACCCGACGCTTCGCGAACACATCCGAGCCCAGGCGGAAAACCGCCCGGGCGTGTATCGCATGTACGGTCCAGGGGATGAGTTGCTGTATGTCGGAAAGTCGGTGCACCTGCGCACCCGGCTTCTATCCTACTTCCGGGCTTCCAAGGGCGAGAAGGCATGGGAGCTCATCAGCGAAGCCGGGCGGGTCTCTTGGGAGTACGTCCCCAACGAATTCGCGGCGCTCATCCACGAGATGAAG
This window encodes:
- a CDS encoding heme ABC transporter ATP-binding protein translates to MRFEARNLVVRYPGAQRPALDGISMTIPDGCLYAVLGPNGSGKSTLMRSMMGVLKPTSGGTYIDDREVGTWDRRELARAVGAVAQSETLSFPLTVREMVAMGRYPHLGPLSGESDADREAVAAALAECDVTEFVSRDVTTLSGGERQRVRIARALAQQPQALVLDEPTKSLDIRHEMAILELLRRSADSGLTVVVVTHGLDLAARFADRLLLLSQGRVAAEGTPAEVMTEPTLASVYAWPVSVTTDPVSGTPRVTPLRRGQA
- the rsgA gene encoding ribosome small subunit-dependent GTPase A, translating into MRGRVHEAGGGVYRIRLEDHRDVEASLRGRLKRQQRTGSRVVIGDVVTVRTSGDAWTIESVEERSTELVRRGRGGRAPKLLAANLDKAFMVVAAKNPDATVELIDRLLMLGEASGMLAILVINKLDALGAPDVEALFAPMYRAIGYEVLPVSAETGEGLELLRRRMCDGTSTLIGPSGVGKSSLLNAIDPELGLLTGELSRKTRTGRHTTVSSRIIPLACGGLVADTPGFGDVALWGVAPEEVAGCFPEFADPSELCRFRGCTHVHEPDCGVRAALEAGEIFDSRYRSYLTARAEAEEAR
- a CDS encoding RNA polymerase sigma factor RpoD/SigA — translated: MAAADTSKRKRRGKGNLLSGFDASVEEQSALDQYLRDVSRHELITPDKEKELGALAQKGDQEAIQELARANLRFVISVAKKYQNRGVSLTDLIQEGNVGLVTAARKFDPEQGVKFISYAVWWIRQAILASLANHGRAVRVPLNRASDLARIFREKERLKQEKGREPTTEELAEATFLTPELVESLQTLNAAEIRLDAPIGDSEDSQLVERFITEEAAEPEVEVESRLLTEMITEALSTLEVRDAKVLRLYFGLEGEREHTLEEIGNMLGVTRERIRQLRDRALRRLRDGEKGTALESFAA
- a CDS encoding serine/threonine-protein phosphatase, which produces MPNTTTFVGLSDIGRVRTRNEDSLALLPSGGIAIVADGMGGHPSGDVASRIAADQTAEMLEERLGSGPPVQGLSAGMRATMLESVMSAHQAIRKACAQDEELEGMGTTLTAMALDLDRKEYVLGHVGDSRAYCLRAGALVQLTQDDTWVQARVDAKELTPEQARRHPFGHILTQCVGLEDPPVPHVQDGTAVVGDVYLLCSDGLVGMLEDEDIERILREQLGVAPDLEVLEVAAQALVAAANEAGGHDNITVALVLVG
- a CDS encoding HD domain-containing protein, with translation MSTTVPGKTIRDPLWNTIRLDPTAVGIVDTPEFQRLRYIRQLGLAHLVYPGATHTRFDHALGVYHLTITALRHLRDRGGVASEAWEGEELVPYAGLLHDIGHYPFSHALEELEAEQLPMHHEEVSRRFFSSPALRDALAPLGLTAPDRIHELISGESQLPLRGLVSGGLDLDKMEYLRRDAHFCGVPYGEVDVWRLIQGLALLADPETGAFEVGVHEKAIAALESLLFAKYQMFRNVYWHHGVRAATALYKRIVEESVRAGLLDPEELIGPTDEELLYEISRRSQEDDGEIAERIATRWLPALRQRRLPKRALELTAADLAGRQVEDWAVGDSPWKRVVEDDLAAELGLESGEVVIDFPAKPEMFQLDVLVERRGGEISRLGLAGLPGLLDLPRLAQQLYATARVLRVFTFERREIPAEQVLERITRPVGSV